One Prunus dulcis chromosome 7, ALMONDv2, whole genome shotgun sequence DNA segment encodes these proteins:
- the LOC117635727 gene encoding purple acid phosphatase 22-like yields the protein MKKLCLPVLSLFLIICLSPQLLKAQDDDFIRQPPRRVIFTKHTRSDSDPQQVHISLVGKDHMRVSWVTNSKHGKSVVEYGKAPGKYNSKATGEDTSYKYFFYSSGKIHHVTIGPLEPATIYYYRCGCSEQEFSFKTPPQKLPLEFAVAGDLGQTEWTNSTLEHIGSIDYDVLLLPGDLSYADTHQPLWDSFGRIVEPYASKRPWMVTQGNHEIESFPIIYPTGFKAYNARWRMPYQESGSTSNLYYSFEVAGTHVIMLGSYVEFDAESDQYRWLQADLAKIDRKKTPWVVVLLHAPWYNTNTAHQGEGESMRQAMEELLYNARVDVVFAGHVHAYERFTRIYNNEADPCGPVYMTIGDGGNREGLALTFEEPASPLSLYREPSFGHGRLRIVNETHAFWGWHRNNDSNSVVKDQFLLESLSSSKTCLKSVNQKEKTASSSVNDEL from the exons atgaagaaattatgTCTTcctgttctctctctcttcctaaTCATCTGTCTCTCCCCTCAACTCCTGAAAGCACAAGATGATGATTTTATCAGGCAACCCCCTCGCAGAGTCATATTTACTAAACACACCCGTTCGGACTCGGACCCTCAACAG GTGCATATTTCACTGGTGGGAAAAGATCACATGAGGGTTTCATGGGTTACCAATAGCAAGCATGGAAAATCAGTTGTGGAATATGGAAAGGCACCCGGGAAATATAATAGCAAGGCAACTGGAGAAGACACATCGTACAAGTATTTTTTCTACAGCTCTGGGAAGATCCACCATGTTACCATTGGCCCTCTGGAGCCTGCCACTATTTACTACTATAGGTGTGGATGTTCAGAGcaagagttctccttcaagacaCCCCCACAAAAACTTCCTCTTGAATTTGCTGTGGCCG GTGACCTAGGGCAGACTGAATGGACAAACTCCACCCTAGAACACATAGGAAGCATAGACTACGATGTACTTCTTCTGCCTGGTGATTTGTCATATGCCGACACCCATCAACCCCTCTGGGACTCATTTGGCAGAATTGTTGAGCCCTACGCAAGCAAACGCCCATGGATGGTCACCCAAGGCAACCATGAGATCGAGAGCTTCCCCATCATCTACCCAACTGGCTTCAAAGCCTACAATGCCAGGTGGCGGATGCCCTATCAAGAGAGTGGGTCCACCTCAAACTTGTACTACTCTTTTGAGGTTGCTGGGACCCACGTTATCATGCTGGGGTCCTATGTGGAGTTCGATGCTGAGTCAGATCAGTACAGGTGGCTTCAGGCTGACTTGGCAAAGATTGATAGGAAGAAAACCCCATGGGTTGTTGTGCTTTTGCATGCACCTTGGTATAATACGAATACTGCTCATCAAGGTGAAGGAGAGAGCATGAGGCAGGCCATGGAAGAGTTGTTGTACAATGCAAGGGTCGATGTGGTTTTTGCAGGACATGTTCATGCATATGAACGATTT ACCAGGATTTACAACAATGAGGCTGACCCATGCGGTCCGGTGTATATGACAATTGGTGATGGTGGAAACCGAGAAGGATTGGCATTAAC GTTCGAAGAGCCTGCTTCCCCTCTGTCCTTGTACAGAGAGCCAAGCTTCGGCCATGGAAGGCTGAGAATAGTAAATGAAACACACGCATTTTGGGGATGGCATCGAAACAACGACTCAAACTCGGTTGTGAAAGACCAGTTTTTGTTAGAGAGTTTGAGCAGCTCTAAAACATGCTTGAAATCTGTTAACCAGAAGGAGAAGACGGCATCATCATCCGTCAATGATGAACTATAG
- the LOC117634637 gene encoding uridine nucleosidase 1: MTNTHGVVLDGEREGVLDCQLKREKLIIDTDPGIDDTIAILMAFQTPELEVLGLTTIFGNVTTEDATRNALLLCEIAGHPSLPVAEGSPEPLKGGRPRVADFIHGSDGLGNIFLPPPERKQIEKSASEFLVDMVSKYPGEVSILALGPLTNLALAIKRDSSFAKKVKRVVVLGGAFFALGNVNPAAEANIYGDPEAADVVFTSGANITVVGINITTQLQFTDDDLLQLRQSKGKHAQLISDTCKFYRDWHVKSDGVHGIFLHDPVSFVALVRPDLFTYKKGVVRVETQGICVGHTLMDQGLKNWNSSNPWTGYSPVEVAWTVKVDEVLDYIRSRLMKS, encoded by the exons ATGACGAATACTCACGGTGTGGTGCTCGATGGCGAAAGAGAAGGCGTTTTGGACTGCCAGCTGAAGCGTGAGAAGCTCATTATTGATACTGACCCTGGAATTG ATGATACCATAGCTATCTTAATGGCATTTCAAACTCCAGAGTTGGAAGTCTTGGGGTTGACAACAATATTTGGTAATGTTACCACAGAAGATGCCACTCGCAATGCCTTGCTTCTG TGTGAGATCGCAGGGCATCCAAGTTTGCCTGTGGCGGAGGGAAGCCCTGAGCCTTTGAAG GGTGGAAGGCCACGTGTTGCTGACTTTATACATGGTTCTGATGGATTGGGGAACATATTTCTACCTCCTCCAGAAAGAAAGCAAATTGAGAAGAGTGCTTCTGAATTTTTAGTTGATATGGTCTCCAAATATCCTGGAGAAGTATCTATACTTGCCCTTGGTCCCTTGACAAACTTAGCACTG GCAATCAAAAGAGATTCTTCCTTTGCGAAAAAGGTCAAGAGGGTGGTCGTACTTGGTGGTGCTTTCTTTGCACTGGGAAATGTAAATCCTGCTGCAGAAGCAAAT ATTTATGGAGACCCGGAAGCAGCAGATGTTGTGTTTACATCTGGGGCAAACATTACTGTTGTTGGAATAAATATTACAACCCAACTTCAATTTACAG ATGATGACCTCCTTCAACTGCGTCAATCTAAAGGAAAGCATGCTCAGCTGATAAGCGACACATGCAAATTCTACAGAGATTGGCATGTTAAATCTGATGGTGTTCATG GGATTTTCCTTCATGACCCCGTCAGTTTTGTAGCACTGGTCCGTCCTGATCTCTTTACATACAAGAAGGGGGTTGTGAGGGTTGAAACTCAGGGCATCTGTGTTGGGCACACACTGATGGATCAAGGACTTAAAAA TTGGAATTCAAGCAATCCATGGACAGGCTATTCCCCTGTTGAAGTTGCTTGGACAGTG
- the LOC117634826 gene encoding solute carrier family 35 member F1-like, translating into MNLWQATTNWWRIHGTLRTLYLLFLGQVVSFVLALMSVTSSLIATLGVNAPITQTMSTYFGLALIYGSILVYRREKLRVSWYWYLLLGFVDVQGNYLVNEAYQFSSVTSVTLLDCFTIAWVIILTWIFLRTRYSLWQLFGAATCVVGLGLVLLSDAGVGGGGGSKPLLGDILVIAGTIFFAMSNVGEEFCVKKKDRVEVICMIGVYGFLVSACQMSILELKTLESVEWSTDIILAFAGYGVSGLLFYTLAPLVLKLSGATLLNLSILTSDMWAVVFRIFFYRQQVDWLYYLAFAVVVIGLIIYSLTEKDPVPVPALENGNPSLEYQVLEDESATTPRNQALTS; encoded by the exons ATGAACTTGTGGCAAGCAACCACCAACTGGTGGAGAATCCATGGAACCTTGCGAACTCTGTACCTCCTGTTTTTGGGTCAGGTCGTCTCCTTTGTTCTCGCACTCATGAGCGTCACTTCCTCTCTTATAGCCACTCTCG GTGTGAATGCGCCTATTACACAGACTATGTCTACTTACTTCGGTTTGGCTTTGATTTATGGGAGCATCTTGGTGTATAGGCGTGAGAAGCTACGG GTTTCTTGGTATTGGTATCTACTCTTGGGGTTTGTTGATGTTCAGGGGAACTATCTTG TGAACGAAGCATACCAGTTCTCATCAGTTACAAGTGTGACACTATTGGACTGTTTCACAATAGCTTGGGTCATAATTTTGACGTGGATCTTCCTACGCACTCGATATTCCCTATGGCAATTGTTTGGAGCAGCCACCTGTGTGGTGGGCCTTGGTTTAGTGCTTCTTTCTGATGCCGGGGTGGGTGGTGGAG GTGGCTCAAAACCTCTTCTAGGGGACATACTTGTCATCGCAGGAACCATTTTCTTTGCTATGAGCAatgttggtgag GAGTTTTGCGTTAAGAAAAAAGACCGTGTTGAAGTAATTTGCATGATCGGTGTTTATGGATTTCTAGTGAGTGCATGTCAGAT GTCTATCCTGGAATTAAAGACCTTGGAATCAGTTGAGTGGTCTACAGATATT ATACTAGCCTTTGCTGGTTATGGTGTATCAGGCTTACTGTTCTACACACTTGCTCCACTTGTTCTCAAG CTGAGCGGAGCGACATTGTTGAATCTCTCTATTCTCACATCTGATATGTGGGCAGTCGTCTTTCGCATCTTTTTCTATCGCCAGCAG GTAGACTGGTTATACTATCTAGCGTTTGCAGTTGTAGTTATCGGACTCATCATTTATTCATTAAC GGAAAAAGATCCGGTTCCTGTACCTGCACTTGAAAATGGAAACCCCAGCCTGGAATACCAAGTTCTTGAAGATGAAAGTGCTACTACACCAAGAAATCAAGCTTTGACTTCATGA
- the LOC117635728 gene encoding zinc finger A20 and AN1 domain-containing stress-associated protein 6-like: MAEEHRCQAPEGLRLCANNCGFFGSPATMNLCSKCYRDFCLKEQQEASIKSTVEASLSASSSSSVSAPSSSSTSSSFSPVIETLCQPPPPALTLPEVAGDVVGHSAGDVQPPEAVAVVSQPNRCTVCRKRVGLTGFKCRCGTTFCGVHRYPEKHACSFDFKTLGREEIARSNPLVIAEKLEKI, from the coding sequence ATGGCAGAAGAGCACCGATGCCAAGCGCCCGAAGGCCTCCGTCTCTGTGCGAACAACTGCGGCTTCTTCGGCAGCCCAGCCACAATGAACCTCTGCTCTAAATGCTACCGGGACTTTTGCCTCAAAGAGCAACAAGAGGCTTCGATCAAATCCACAGTCGAAGCTTCTCTCTCcgcctcttcttcctcctctgtCTCtgctccttcttcttcatcgacttcctcttccttttctccGGTGATCGAGACCCTCTGTCAGCCTCCTCCTCCGGCGTTGACCTTGCCGGAGGTGGCCGGAGACGTAGTCGGACACAGCGCCGGAGATGTCCAGCCTCCTGAGGCGGTTGCGGTGGTCTCGCAGCCGAACCGGTGCACCGTGTGCAGGAAACGTGTCGGGCTGACCGGGTTCAAGTGCAGGTGCGGGACCACATTCTGTGGGGTCCACAGGTACCCGGAGAAGCACGCGTGTTCGTTCGATTTCAAGACGCTTGGGAGAGAGGAGATCGCCAGAAGCAACCCCTTGGTCATAGCCGAGAAGCTCGAGAAGATATGA
- the LOC117636099 gene encoding transcription initiation factor TFIID subunit 12 yields the protein MDQQNSTTSSTTPTPTPTPSTSQQPPSEPPTQSQPQPPPQSQLPPPSSTAPSTPTPIPPSPNPNPNPKPSTPVTPQPQPQPQPQPQSRPPSTLARPWPQSHFAHFPSPSSSASSGPPPPPSSSGPPPPRGSIAIGVPAHHPSPSPPQPAPFSSSYGQHFGGLGRGGAAVPEPVSNSSASQVRPSVQGMQGMAMMGSLGSSSQMRPAGVSAQHPQRPVQSSFRPPSTASSQSLSSQNFQGHSLLRVSSVGTPSTSPNTSQGLQPHTQPWLSSGSQGKPPIPSPSYRQHMNSPSMQQRSHVQQQQHHPLPTASQQQHHPLPTAPQQQHHPLPSASQQQHHPLPSASPQQHHPLPSASQQQHHPVPSASQQQHHPLPSASQQQHTSPAQQQQPSSSHQGPEHFGQHVQPSRIPQTTPRQITRVQNLANQKSSSPASVQPNTVQSGPQNKTASAETDESCNRILSKRSIHELVNQIDPSEKLDPEVEDILMDIADEFVESITTFSCSLAKHRKSTTLEAKDILLHIEKNWNITLPGFGGDEIKGFRKPLTNDIHKERLSVIKKSIVATETANARSSTGQATGNAKGSLVKAPANVISSQNTKMREVT from the exons ATGGACCAACAAAACTCCACCACATCCTCCACAACCCCAACTCCAACTCCAACTCCCTCCACCTCTCAACAACCACCCTCTGAACCACCAACCCAATCCCAACCGCAACCTCCACCTCAATCTCAGCTTCCCCCACCTTCCTCAACAGCTCCTTCAACCCCAACCCCAATTCCTCCGTccccaaaccctaaccctaaccctaaaccCTCAACCCCAGTAACCCCacaaccccaaccccaaccccaaccccaaccccagTCTAGGCCTCCCTCCACATTGGCTCGCCCCTGGCCGCAGTCCCACTTCGCCCACTTCCCATCGCCTTCTTCTTCGGCTTCGTCTGGGCCTCCCCCTCCGCCCTCGTCCTCCGGGCCTCCCCCGCCGAGGGGCAGCATTGCCATTGGTGTTCCTGCGCACCACCCTAGCCCTTCTCCTCCTCAACCCGCTCCCTTCTCGTCCTCTTATGGCCAGCATTTTGGTGGCCTGGGCCGGGGCGGTGCCGCTGTGCCTGAACCCGTATCCAATTCCAGTGCTTCCCAG GTGAGACCGTCTGTGCAAGGAATGCAAGGAATGGCGATGATGGGTTCACTCGGTTCAAGTTCTCAAATGCGGCCAGCTGGGGTTAGTGCACAACATCCACAGAGACCTGTCCAATCCTCTTTTAGACCACCATCTACCGCAAGTAGTCAGTCCTTGTCTTCCCAA AATTTCCAAGGACACAGCCTTTTACGAGTTTCTTCAGTAGGAACTCCTAGTACATCACCAAATACATCTCAAGGTTTGCAGCCTCATACTCAGCCATGGTTGTCATCTGGGTCACAAGGAAAGCCTCCTATACCATCCCCTTCATATAGGCAGCATATGAACTCACCATCCATGCAGCAAAGATCACATGTTCAGCAGCAACAGCACCATCCCCTTCCTACTGCTTCACAGCAACAGCACCATCCCCTTCCTACAGCTCCACAGCAACAGCACCATCCCCTGCCTTCAGCTTCACAGCAACAGCACCATCCCCTGCCTTCAGCTTCACCGCAACAGCACCATCCCCTGCCTTCAGCGTCACAGCAACAGCACCATCCCGTGCCTTCAGCTTCACAGCAACAGCACCATCCTCTGCCTTCAGCTTCACAGCAACAGCATACATCACCGGCGCAGCAGCAACAACCTTCTTCGTCGCATCAGGGACCCGAGCATTTTGGGCAACACGTTCAACCATCAAGGATCCCACAAACAACCCCCCGTCAAATTACAAGGGTCCAGAACCTGGCAAACCAGAAGTCTTCCTCTCCTGCATCAGTACAGCCTAACACAGTCCAATCAGGGCCCCAAAATAAAACTGCTAGTGCAGAAACGGATGAATCTTGTAATAGAATTCTTAGCAAAAGAAGCATCCATGAGTTAGTTAACCAG ATTGATCCATCTGAGAAGTTAGATCCAGAAGTTGAAGACATTCTCATGGATATTGCAGATGAATTTGTTGAGTCT ATTACAACATTTAGTTGCTCACTAGCCAAGCATCGAAAATCAACTACGTTAGAAGCAAAAGACATACTTCTACATATTG aaaaaaattggaatatAACTCTTCCTGGGTTTGGTGGTGATGAGATTAAGGGCTTCAGGAAACCA CTCACAAACGATATTCACAAAGAGCGTCTTTCTGTT ATAAAGAAGTCCATAGTAGCAACTGAGACAGCAAATGCTAGGAGTTCAACTGGACAAGCCACTGGAAATGCAAAGGGTAGTCTTGTTAAAGCACCTGCCAACGTCATAAGCTCCCAAAACACCAAAATGCGTGAAGTTACTTAA